One Drosophila subobscura isolate 14011-0131.10 chromosome U, UCBerk_Dsub_1.0, whole genome shotgun sequence DNA window includes the following coding sequences:
- the LOC117901563 gene encoding WD repeat-containing and planar cell polarity effector protein fritz, translating into MLLSETHFWTTLRDEVRIKSNDLGAFRYMRQKEQDPDLTALAKRDYTERRNGLAVLKNSSRKSAGRLKDNLKKLEDLLRQHKVIHSEWQDAAQVLLLFANGIIAHICVDIYTGDILRMVFEKYLVGKLAAEIITDAFFTRSHIVLAYNTNQLTVVHLQRPNARSQGPEKIANMDPRIFHVIIPGATERKLSRHLTVNGSYDLFVVWTQSSQNEVYPWRPTVRDQDRANIHVFKIKGLQLESMAYCWSENDPLCVDFLRSSESQIITLEQKVSRKGEISAEICSYELATGKMQRTAITSIPMGAQICSFAFSPDQEKLFLGSIDQNICLHDLVLQTTKYVNQIEIVPHQCAWHCDSAMLCVANERSVLQCFDLALATIGHQLVSENVTPLSLLDLSHYFVAQPTLLNIAFSRKPDLSSFTHTYAQTDCLLLLIYEQGPLACMRIFGGAGMRGDIHNSGLTADVIADKYLRLQQPDRAVNVLAALNWETYGAMCLITLHKIANYVFFGGDQRRPRIELMARALKTFAHTLSEETKDEFSDQVYDLKRRFCFFLLRKNLFAEAFEIAQDVADYDLFMDLYNLSKCITSLGEFAQVSFSQAAAIIHEEDRANGNLSLTCDLRSESACSQSTCSELLRTGQGQPQALKNYVPPLPSFKSKVFNAEMIKINIPKPELRPPLPKLSIAPSNSLAALSLKSGSHQQHQTPVKSVHSNGNVWSQDVPDQTVGLPMPSSPPPRPQAHPQLQPPPAISEQSSQLGLFNAPPPAAAAYQPKFYQHPLVSGNIPAMLPTVSSEDYQKRLLLKKPTASILSNPAAAPVNGEAVTPSAKSQTAEKNKVKFSDTIQVAVVPEIPRKEKPMPPKRNGYSRPATRHLTNPKKELADSLPLCHPHDDYLKDFNPINTNVTKPPTRRREDEQQKQSSQSKNANAASSSSSSIKVVHFGVV; encoded by the exons ATGCTGCTCAGTGAGACCCACTTCTGGACGACGCTGCGAGATGAGGTGCGCATCAAGAGCAACGACTTGGGCGCCTTTCGCTACATGCGCCAGAAGGAGCAGGATCCGGACCTGACCGCCCTGGCCAAGCGAGACTACACCGAGCGGCGCAATGGTCTGGCCGTGCTGAAGAACAGCAGTCGCAAGTCGGCCGGTCGCCTCAAGGATAATCTCAAGAAGCTGGAGGATCTGCTGCGGCAGCACAAGGTGATCCATTCCGAGTGGCAGGATGCGGcacaggtgctgctgctctttgccaATGGCATCATTGCGCACATTTGTGTGGACATCTACACGGGCGACATACTGCGCATGGTCTTTGAGAAGTATTTAGTGGGAAAACTGGCTGCCGAGATCATCACCGATG CATTTTTTACACGTTCCCACATCGTCTTGGCCTACAATACGAACCAGCTGACGGTGGTGCATCTGCAGCGTCCCAATGCACGTTCGCAGGGGCCGGAGAAGATTGCCAACATGGATCCGCGCATATTTCATGTAATCATACCGGGTGCCACGGAGCGCAAGCTGTCACGCCATCTAACCGTGAACGGCAGCTACGATTTGTTTGTGGTGTGGACACAATCCTCGCAGAACGAAGTGTATCCCTGGCGACCGACGGTGCGGGATCAGGATCGTGCCAACATTCATGTGTTCAAAATTAAGGG CTTGCAGCTGGAATCGATGGCCTATTGCTGGTCGGAAAATGATCCTCTCTGCGTGGACTTTCTGCGCAGCAGCGAGAGCCAAATCATCACCTTGGAGCAGAAAGTTTCGCGCAAGGGTGAAATCAGCGCCGAAATATGTTCCTACGAGCTGGCCACTGGCAAAATGCAGCGCACCGCAATTACCTCCATTCCCATGGGCGCTCAAATCTGTTCATTCGCCTTCAGTCCCGACCAGGAGAAGCTCTTCTTGGGCAGCATTGATCAGAACATTTGCCTGCACGATCTCGTACTGCAGACCACGAAGTATGTCAATCAAATTGAGATTGTGCCCCATCAGTGTGCCTGGCACTGTGACTCGGCCATGCTGTGCGTGGCCAATGAGCGCTCGGTGCTGCAGTGCTTCGACCTGGCACTGGCCACCATTGGCCATCAGCTGGTCAGCGAGAATGTGACGCCTCTGAGCCTGCTCGACCTTTCGCACTACTTTGTCGCACAGCCCACGCTGCTGAATATTGCCTTCAGTCGCAAGCCAGATCTGAGCAGCTTCACGCACACCTACGCCCAGACagactgcctgctgctgctgatctaCGAGCAGGGTCCGCTGGCCTGCATGCGCATCTTCGGCGGCGCTGGCATGCGCGGGGACATACACAACTCCGGCCTGACGGCGGATGTCATAGCGGACAAATACTTGCGTCTGCAGCAGCCGGATCGCGCTGTCAATGTGCTGGCGGCACTCAACTGGGAAACCTACGGAGCCATGTGCCTCATAACGCTGCACAAAATCGCCAACTATGTCTTCTTTGGCGGTGACCAACGACGGCCGCGCATAGAGCTTATGGCCAGAGCTTTGAAGACCTTCGCGCACACGCTCTCCGAGGAAACGAAGGATGAGTTCAGTGATCAGGTGTACGACCTGAAGCGAcgcttttgcttctttctgcTGCG caAAAATCTGTTTGCTGAGGCCTTCGAAATCGCTCAGGATGTGGCGGACTACGATCTGTTTATGGATCTGTATAATCTAAGCAAGTGCATTACCAGTCTGGGTGAATTTGCTCAGGTGTCGTTCAGTCAGGCCGCTGCCATAATCCATGAGGAAGATCGCGCCAACGGCAATCTGAGCTTGACCTGTGATCTGCGCTCGGAATCGGCCTGTTCGCAGTCCACCTGCTCGGAGCTGTTGCGCACTGGCCAGGGTCAGCCGCAGGCGCTTAAGAATTATGTGCCACCACTGCCCTCGTTCAAGTCGAAGGTGTTCAATGCGGAGATGATTAAGATCAACATACCCAAGCCAGAGCTGCGGCCACCGCTGCCCAAGTTGAGCATTGCCCCAAGCAACTCTTTGGCGGCTCTCTCACTGAAAAGcggcagccaccagcagcaccagacaCCAGTGAAAAGCGTCCATTCGAATGGCAATGTTTGGTCCCAGGATGTGCCAGATCAAACGGTGGGTTTACCCATGCCCAGCAGTCCGCCGCCTCGTCCGCAGGCTCACCCTCAGCTTCAGCCCCCTCCAGCCATCTCTGAACAGAGCTCACAACTGGGTCTGTTCAATGCCCCGCCACCAGCGGCGGCCGCCTACCAGCCCAAGTTCTATCAGCATCCACTTGTGTCTGGCAACATACCTGCCATGCTGCCCACCGTGTCCAGTGAGGATTATCAGAAGCGTTTGCTGCTCAAGAAGCCAACAGCTTCGATACTGTCCAATCCGGCTGCTGCGCCTGTCAATGGCGAAGCGGTCACGCCCAGTGCCAAGTCTCAAACGGCGGAGAAGAACAAAGTCAAGTTCTCGGATACCATACAAGTGGCAGTGGTGCCG GAGATTCCACGCAAGGAGAAGCCAATGCCGCCGAAGCGTAATGGTTACTCCAGACCGGCGACGCGACATTTAACTAATCCGAAAAAGGAGCTGGCCGACAGCCTGCCACTCTGTCATCCACATGATGATTACCTAAAGGATTTCAATCCAATCAATACAA ATGTGACCAAACCGCCAACGCGCCGCCGCGAGGATgaacaacagaagcagagcagccagAGTAAAAATGCCAACGCCGCCTCCTCTTCATCATCGTCCATTAAGGTGGTGCATTTTGGCGTGGTCTAA
- the LOC117901568 gene encoding mitochondrial carrier protein Rim2 isoform X2, translated as MAQNTAETFIHLIAGGSAGTVGAVVTCPLEVVKTRLQSSTAFSTPASRLVEPTGSGPANGGASELLRPEQRRKLSTTILRNRSQPQIMAISHCGISSTTPKSMSIMQCLRHIVQNEGPRALFKGLGPNLVGVAPSRAIYFCTYSQTKNTLNSLGFVERDSPLVHIMSAASAGFVSSTATNPIWFVKTRMQLDHNSKVQMTVRQCIERVYAQGGIAAFYKGITASYFGICETMVHFVIYEFIKSKLLEQRNQRQTDTKGSRDFLEFMMAGAVSKTIASCIAYPHEVARTRLREEGNKYNSFWQTLQTVWKEEGRPGLYRGLATQLVRQIPNTAIMMATYEAVVYVLTRRLNNKSNEFYDF; from the exons ATCCGCTGGCACCGTTGGCGCTGTGGTAACATGTCCCCTGGAGGTGGTCAAGACACGTCTGCAGAGCTCCACGGCATTCTCGACGCCAGCGTCGAGGCTTGTGGAGCCAACGGGGAGCGGGCCAGCAAATGGCGGCGCCTCGGAGCTATTGAGGCCGGAACAACGACGTAAGCTAAGCACAACGATATTACGTAACAGATCACAGCCACAG ATTATGGCCATTTCACATTGCGGCATCTCATCGACAACACCTAAATCCATGAGCATCATGCAGTGTCTGCG ACACATTGTCCAGAATGAGGGTCCACGTGCCCTGTTTAAAGGTCTTGGTCCGAATCTCGTGGGCGTTGCGCCCTCTCGTGCCATTTACTTTTGCACCTACTCACAGACCAAGAACACGCTCAACAGTTTGGG TTTCGTTGAACGTGACTCCCCGCTGGTGCACATCATGAGTGCGGCCAGTGCTGGCTTTGTCTCATCCACGGCCACTAATCCCATTTGGTTTGTGAAGACCCGCATGCAATTGGACCACAACTCCAAGGTACAAATGACTGTCAGGCAGTGCATCGAGCGTGTGTATGCCCAGGGCGGTATTGCGGCCTTCTACAAGGGCATCACGGCCAGCTACTTTGGCATCTGCGAGACCATGGTGCACTTTGTCATCTACGAGTTCATCAAATCCAAATTG TTGGAGCAACGCAATCAGCGGCAAACGGACACCAAGGGCTCGCGAGACTTTTTGGAATTCATGATGGCTGGCGCCGTTTCCAAGACAATTGCCTCCTGTATTGCGTATCCCCATGAGGTGGCACGCACGCGCCTGCGCGAGGAGGGCAACAAGTATAACTCCTTCTGGCAGACACTGCAAACGGTGTGGAAGGAGGAGGGCAGACCCGGACTGTATAG AGGCTTGGCCACGCAGCTGGTCAGACAGATACCGAACACGGCCATCATGATGGCCACCTATGAGGCGGTTGTCTATGTGCTGACGCGTCGCTTGAACAACAAATCGAACGAGTTTTATGATTTTTAG
- the LOC117901568 gene encoding mitochondrial carrier protein Rim2 isoform X1 yields MAQNTAETFIHLIAGGSAGTVGAVVTCPLEVVKTRLQSSTAFSTPASRLVEPTGSGPANGGASELLRPEQRRKLSTTILRNRSQPQVIGGVRRIMAISHCGISSTTPKSMSIMQCLRHIVQNEGPRALFKGLGPNLVGVAPSRAIYFCTYSQTKNTLNSLGFVERDSPLVHIMSAASAGFVSSTATNPIWFVKTRMQLDHNSKVQMTVRQCIERVYAQGGIAAFYKGITASYFGICETMVHFVIYEFIKSKLLEQRNQRQTDTKGSRDFLEFMMAGAVSKTIASCIAYPHEVARTRLREEGNKYNSFWQTLQTVWKEEGRPGLYRGLATQLVRQIPNTAIMMATYEAVVYVLTRRLNNKSNEFYDF; encoded by the exons ATCCGCTGGCACCGTTGGCGCTGTGGTAACATGTCCCCTGGAGGTGGTCAAGACACGTCTGCAGAGCTCCACGGCATTCTCGACGCCAGCGTCGAGGCTTGTGGAGCCAACGGGGAGCGGGCCAGCAAATGGCGGCGCCTCGGAGCTATTGAGGCCGGAACAACGACGTAAGCTAAGCACAACGATATTACGTAACAGATCACAGCCACAGGTGATTGGGGGTGTGCGTAGG ATTATGGCCATTTCACATTGCGGCATCTCATCGACAACACCTAAATCCATGAGCATCATGCAGTGTCTGCG ACACATTGTCCAGAATGAGGGTCCACGTGCCCTGTTTAAAGGTCTTGGTCCGAATCTCGTGGGCGTTGCGCCCTCTCGTGCCATTTACTTTTGCACCTACTCACAGACCAAGAACACGCTCAACAGTTTGGG TTTCGTTGAACGTGACTCCCCGCTGGTGCACATCATGAGTGCGGCCAGTGCTGGCTTTGTCTCATCCACGGCCACTAATCCCATTTGGTTTGTGAAGACCCGCATGCAATTGGACCACAACTCCAAGGTACAAATGACTGTCAGGCAGTGCATCGAGCGTGTGTATGCCCAGGGCGGTATTGCGGCCTTCTACAAGGGCATCACGGCCAGCTACTTTGGCATCTGCGAGACCATGGTGCACTTTGTCATCTACGAGTTCATCAAATCCAAATTG TTGGAGCAACGCAATCAGCGGCAAACGGACACCAAGGGCTCGCGAGACTTTTTGGAATTCATGATGGCTGGCGCCGTTTCCAAGACAATTGCCTCCTGTATTGCGTATCCCCATGAGGTGGCACGCACGCGCCTGCGCGAGGAGGGCAACAAGTATAACTCCTTCTGGCAGACACTGCAAACGGTGTGGAAGGAGGAGGGCAGACCCGGACTGTATAG AGGCTTGGCCACGCAGCTGGTCAGACAGATACCGAACACGGCCATCATGATGGCCACCTATGAGGCGGTTGTCTATGTGCTGACGCGTCGCTTGAACAACAAATCGAACGAGTTTTATGATTTTTAG